The following are from one region of the Malassezia vespertilionis chromosome 4, complete sequence genome:
- a CDS encoding uncharacterized protein (COG:E; EggNog:ENOG503P081) — MSKVPLIVQAVSVPSDILNEAHRQGIIELRVWNPPKQHGTMGADRAWVKENLPGAAGFLCIPQVPVDEEVLDWAGPSLKVVSTISVGVDHIDLASCAKRGIKIGHTPSVLNDAVADTALLLAMMVSRHIMKAHAMVRKGEWGTTPTNVQSFVGPEMTGKTIGFLGFGEIGQMIARRLLSFAPKRILYTTSSPKPLDLQNKAFSTLAQDPFLQCIEKCGCAWPIEMANEPDRAALAEKSDFLFIIASLNSNTKHLVDKAFLNKMQPHAILVNVSRGPLVDTNALIDVLKNGKIGGAGLDVIEGEPQIPADHPALDEDLMDRLVLLPHLGSATDEARSAMIDYSIHNLLGALGLPAKGRTVEMPAELPL, encoded by the exons ATGTCGAAAGTCCCGCTCATTGTGCAGGCGGTTTCTGTTCCCTCCGATATACTGAACGAGGCACACAGGCAGGGTATTATTGAGCTTCGTGTTTGGAACCCCCCGAAACAACATGGCACGATGGGTGCTGATCGTGCCTGGGTAAAGGAAAACCTGCCCGGGGCAGCGGGGTTTCTCTGCATCCCGCAAGTGCCTGTCGACGAAGAAGTGCTCGACTGGGCAGGTCCTTCACTCAAGGTTGTATCGACAATAAGTGTGGGGGTTGATCACATTGACCTCGCATCTTGTGCGAAGCGTGGCATAAAAATAGGGCATACCCCGTCTGTGCTGAACGACGCTGTTGCCGATACGGCCTTGCTTCTTGCCATGATGGTGTCGCGCCATATCATGAAGGCTCATGCAATGGTCCGCAAAGGTGAATGGGGCACGACGCCCACGAATGTACAG TCGTTCGTGGGCCCTGAAATGACGGGTAAGACGATTGGGTTCCTTGGATTTGGCGAGA TCGGACAAATGATAGCGCGCCGTCTTTTGTCGTTCGCCCCGAAACGGATCTTGTACACGACATCGTCACCCAAGCCCTTGGACCTGCAGAACAAGGCGTTTAGCACTCTTGCACAGGACCCTTTTTTACAGTGCATAGAGAAATGCGGCTGTGCATGGCCCATCGAGATGGCTAACGAGCCGgatcgtgcagcgcttgcagaaAAGAGCGATTTCTTGTTTATTATTGCGAGCCTTAACTCGAACACGAAACACCTTGTCGACAAGGCATTTTTGAACAAGATGCAGCCCCACGCCATCTTGGTCAATGTATCGCGCGGACCGCTGGTGGACACGAATGCACTTATCGATGTGCTCAAGAACGGCAAGATCGGTGGCGCGGGCCTCGACGTGATTGAGGGCGAGCCGCAAATTCCTGCCGACCATCCCGCCTTGGACGAGGACCTCATGGACCGCCTTGTGCTTTTACCGCATTTAGGAAGTGCTACAGACGAGGCGCGAAGTGCGATGATTGATTATTCCATACACAATCTGCTTGGTGCACTTGGTTTGCCCGCAAAGGGCCGTACAGTCGAGATGCCTGCCGAGTTACCGCTATAG
- the QCR2 gene encoding ubiquinol-cytochrome c reductase core subunit 1 (COG:C; MEROPS:MER0026957; EggNog:ENOG503NXHG) codes for MPNEAAPVVALTVAARAGPRYENSEGVSHALKNFAFRSTNKHSALHIVRESELNGGSLSAGLSKEHVFLTVEFLKGAEDHFAALLAEVTNDAKYCKYEYAEDVVPSMAEDLAAASHNPIIAGLDALHATAFRNRGVGNSLFASPASPVALGDLRAFGKKAYARSNIAVVGSGLNTQELEHVVSKHFGNVATGEKLTDAPSKYYGGVHRAPISDMHGHALRDGHFFLAFEGAGRGKAPALAVLETLLGGGPPAVKWSHGSSPLSGINKQVEGAHACAFNTSFADSGLFGLHVCGPNSKVGDAAALATKALKQVASSNPSAQELSRAIAIAKFNTAAQVEGPRIASHELVGASLLDDSAVELDAQFALLESVKPADVCAAAEKLLKSQPTSVALGSVRELPFADSLL; via the coding sequence GCCACGCTACGAAAACAGCGAAGGCGTGTCGCATGCGCTCAAGAACTTTGCGTTCCGCTCCACCAACAAGCactcggcgctgcacattgTCCGCGAGTCGGAGCTCAACGGTGGCTCCCTCTCTGCAGGTCTCTCCAAGGAGCACGTTTTTCTCACCGTCGAATTTCTCAAAGGCGCAGAGGACCactttgctgcgctccttgccgaggTAACCAACGATGCCAAGTATTGCAAGTATGAGTACGCTGAGGACGTAGTCCCTTCTATGGCCGAGGACTTGgccgctgcgtcgcacaaCCCGATCATCGCCGGCCTTGATGCACTCCATGCGACTGCATTCCGCAaccgcggcgtcggcaaCTCGTTGTTCGCCAGCCCGGCCAGCCCTGTCGCGCTCGGTGatctgcgcgcgtttggTAAGAAGGCATATGCGCGTTCCAACATTGCCGTCGTTGGCTCCGGTCTTAACACCCAGGAGCTTGAGCATGTCGTCTCGAAGCACTTTGGTAACGTGGCCACTGGCGAGAAACTTACCGACGCGCCGTCCAAGTACTACGGCGGCGTTCACCGCGCCCCTATCTCCGACATGCACGGCcatgcattgcgcgacgGCCACTTTTTCCTCGCGTTCGAGGGTGCCGgccgcggcaaggcgccTGCTCTTGCTGTGCTTGAGACGTTGCTTGGCGGCGGTCCTCCCGCGGTCAAGTGGTCGCATGGCTCTTCGCCTCTCTCTGGCATCAACAAGCAGGTTGAGGGtgcgcacgcgtgcgcaTTCAACACTAGTTTTGCGGACAGTGGCCTCTTTGGCCTCCACGTTTGTGGCCCAAACAGCAAAGtgggcgacgctgccgcgcttgcgacAAAGGCCCTGAAGCAGGTCGCTAGCAGCAACCCTTCTGCGCAGGAGCTCAGTAGGGCGATTGCGATTGCCAAGTTTAacactgcggcgcaggtTGAGGGGCCGCGCATTGCCTCTCACGAGCTTGTCGGTGCTTCCCTGCTCGATGACAGCGCTGTGGAGCTGGATGCACagtttgcgctgctcgagtcCGTCAAGCCTGCGGatgtgtgcgccgctgcggagAAGCTGCTCAAGAGCCAGCCGACCTCTGTCGCACTTGGCAGTGTCCGGGAGCTGCCGTTTGCAGACAGCCTTTTGTAG